tacacatgcaaagattgtggcaaagcttttggtcgaaaatcagaccttatttgccacagcagaactcacactggagagaagccctacaaatgtacagaatgtggcaaaacttttGTTGAAAAATCAAGACTTATTCGCCACAgaagaactcatactggagagaagtcctacaaatgtaaagtttGTGGCAAGGCTTTTGGTGACAATTCAGACCTTATTtaccacaacagaactcacactggagagaagccctacaaatgtaaagaatgtgccaaagcttttggtcaaaaatcagtcCTTATtcgccacaacagaactcacactggagagaagccctacacatgcaaagattgtggcaaagcttttggtcaaaaatcagaccttatttgccacaacagaactcacactggagagaagccctacaaatgtacagaatgtggcaaaacttttGGTCACAAATCACAtcttatttgccacagaagaacacacactggagataagccctacaaatgtacagaatgtggcaaagcttttggtgaaaaatcaagccttattcgccacagaaaaacacacactggagagaagccctacaaatgtaaagattgtggcaaggcttttggtaaaaaatcagaccttatttaccacagcagaactcacactggagagaagccctactcatgtaaagattgtggcaaagcttttggtcaaaaatcagtcCTTATtcgccacaacagaactcacactggagagaagccctacaaatgtacagaatgtggcaaagcttttggtcgaaaatcagaccttatttgccacagcagaactcacactggagagaagccctacaaatgtacagaatgtggcaaagcttttggtcaaaaatcacatcttattcgccacagaagaactcacactggagagaagccctacaaatgtacagcatgtggcaaagcttttggtgaaaaatcaagccttatttgccacagtagaactcatactggagagaagccctacaaatgtaaagaatgtgccaaagcttttggtcaaaaatcaaaccttattcgccacaacagaactcacactggagagaagccctacacatgcaaagattgtggcaaagcttttggtaaaaaatcagaccttatttgccacaacagaactcacactggagagaagccctacaaatgtacagaatgtggtaaagcttttggtgaaaaatcaagccttatttgccacagtagaactcacactggagagaagccctacaaatgtgaaaaatgtggcaaagcttttggtcaaaaaatagaccttattcaccacagcagaactcactggagagaagccctacaaatgtaacgaatgtggcaaagcttttactcAAAAAACAGGCTTTATTTGCCACAGAGGAACTCACActagagagaagccttacaaatataaagaatgtggcaaCTCCTTCAGTCAAAATAGTACCTTATttgccacaacagaactcacactggagagaagcctcacAAACGCAAACTGTGTGAcaaagtttttactcaaatatttcaccttatttgccacaggggcatttacactggagagaagcattataaatataagaaatgtggcaaagcttttagcaataaaagaggccttattcaccacaacagaacacacactggagaaaagccctacaaatgcgaataatgtggaaaagcttttaataaaaaataaaactttactcaCCACAGCACAAGACATCCTggtgaatgtgaaatgtgaataaagtgataaaacttttaaagaaagactaaaccttgaggctggggttgttgttcagtggtagagtgctatcCTCACATGTTTGAAattctgggttcgattctcagtagcacaataagtgaaataaaggtattgtgtccaactacaattaaaaaataaacattaaaaaagaaagactaaaccttattaacaactgaatttatataaagtatgtaagTGATAACATAATgaatggttttgttatttttttggttcTAAATTCTAAAAGTTATGCATTTATGAATTAAAGTATTCACTTTTAGTTAtctataaaaagtatttataaagcaACTAAGTTCATTACAATAATTGTGAATTTTTACAGCTACTTTATGTTTCTACTAGATAGTATAGTCTtgaaaaaattgcaaaaacagGTTAAGGACAGAATagtaaaatttttacatatgaatcaaaagggtatttgttttttttacttttgtaactTCCAAAAATGCTTGTAGTTTTTTCAAACATaaattttgcatttcaattctaatgaaaattatgactttaaaaaaatcttacagaAATAACTTATAGAAACATTGTAAGATAAGTATCATATATTTAACATCAAAATAGATTTTGATCAGATTCACCTGTTGTTAACATTTGCTTTATCACTTGCTCtctggtctctttctcttctcctctgaACTCTGTTAGCAGAAGTTACCTACATGCTGTCCCTTTAATTCTAAGCATACAATGTATATTTCACAAAGATATCCCACATATTCACAGAACAGCTATCAACTTCAAGAAATTTCACTTTCACATAGTACTTTATAGTCTGAATctcaattttgtcatttgtgttaAAAGTCATCTTTATATATACTGAACTGTTCATTTATGCATTAGGATGCTGCCTTTAGTCCTTCaggaatgttaaaataaaaacaatcatatgAAACTTTCTGTGATAAACATAGTGAAGATGTGGAAGATGTCATCCACGATATTCCAGATATTCCAAGGTGTTGCCTTTGCAAAGGGCCATAGCAAAACTTGGATTGAATCTTCCCACCAGAAGTAGCTGcgtgttttctgaatatttatgcACACAGAGCATGTTTTGATGCTTATTTTGGCTACCAAGAAATCTAAAGCCAGTATTAGCTCACAAATCTGGCAGGAATATAtggtgctttgttttgctttgtgctatcaataggggacagacagatgtaaGTGGTGGGAACACAAAGTTaatggaataattctataaaatgggcccactgtgttGACCCCCCCATACTTTCTTTTCTCAGAAGTAATTTACTTACAGCCCTGCCTGCCTTAAGTGGACAGGATAAGTCACATTCCTCAGTAAAATACCTGTTACctaaataatgttgataagagaaacacaagttaccctgatgGAGGAAATTTTGTGATCCTTTTCATAGACTAGATCCCAAAACTCAAAAGAGAGACAAGGATAATTCCTCTTAGCCataaaatttgtaagaatttGTGGTTAAGAATTCAATTAGAACTGTCAGCATAagtcaaagtgacctagagttgtcatggcagtggggaatTGAAcgtctgatgtcatcttgctgtgagtcaaaagtcaaaagatgGATCTGTGTGgggactctctggaaatttctctgggATCCCTAATAAACGTGGGGTACACCAGAGGCTTTCTGTAcctttcctctctgagaggacacATTTTCTCTATATATAGTGTCCTTGAAGGATATAATAAATAACATTCCCCAAGACAGCCCCCAGGAAGAAAGGAGGACACagtggccaggaaggagggaggtggtGAAGAAGACACAGGTTCATCCCTTCCCATTGGCAATGGATCCTGAAAGGAGGAAGTGGGTACTAGGCACTGGGCCCTGAACTTTTACCCTTTCCCATTTCCAGTGagttctggaaggaaaaaaaagcaaataaagtgaAGCTCTGGGTAACAGTGGATCCAGGGGGAAGAAGATAAGCAATGAGTATCAATTTCTGGGCTTTTATCCTTTCCTAGTAACATTGAGTCCTAGAGAGGAAGGCAAACAAAGGAGCTCTCCATTCTGAATGTTTATCCCAGTAACAGTGAGTTTTGAGCTTTTACAACCATTTCCTTGGGTTAGAATGAGTTTTGAGCTTTTATAGCTATTTTACTGAGTTAGatttttaacctgcacaactagttTCCTGTTGGCCAAGACTACTTCTCCTCCATCTTATGATTAATTTACACTAAACATTCTGCTAGGATTAACTCTCATTAAGACCCCTCTTGTAACAAGTTGTGCCATGTTCTCCCCTGACAATGTGCCATGTGCCATTTTGCTGACACTTAGTAAAGACAGCTGTTGATTCATTTGAGGCCTCTCCTGTCTCAGTTATTTGTGCATAcagttcccttttccttttcctatcctttcaataaactcattgcctgttactctgagtgacatatCTGAAATCATTCTAACTTGATCAAAAAAATTAGGGTTTGAGGGGAGGTGGGGACCTTcaggctgcctcagtttcctagaaGGCCCCAGTTCTGTGATACTATCACCATATTTGTAATTTGTTCTTACTTTCCATTTGTTCACATTTCCTCATCTATGTCCTTTGTCCTTTACTGCTAACTGTAAAACCACTTTAATTCCTTGTAAAACAACTCTTGGACATAAACAAGTAAATGggct
Above is a genomic segment from Urocitellus parryii isolate mUroPar1 unplaced genomic scaffold, mUroPar1.hap1 Scaffold_182, whole genome shotgun sequence containing:
- the LOC144251735 gene encoding uncharacterized protein LOC144251735, whose amino-acid sequence is MTLNQGLKNRFHEVIIAKYKSCDLNYLPQKKIWKNISESEHKKSYTKSGLVHHQQNYTGEKPYKCTECGKAFGDKSHLIRHRRTHTEEKPYKCTACGKAFGEKSSLIRHRKTHTGEKPYKCKECAKAFGQKSILIRHNRTHTGEKPYTCKDCGKAFGRKSDLICHSRTHTGEKPYKCTECGKTFVEKSRLIRHRRTHTGEKSYKCKVCGKAFGDNSDLIYHNRTHTGEKPYKCKECAKAFGQKSVLIRHNRTHTGEKPYTCKDCGKAFGQKSDLICHNRTHTGEKPYKCTECGKTFGHKSHLICHRRTHTGDKPYKCTECGKAFGEKSSLIRHRKTHTGEKPYKCKDCGKAFGKKSDLIYHSRTHTGEKPYSCKDCGKAFGQKSVLIRHNRTHTGEKPYKCTECGKAFGRKSDLICHSRTHTGEKPYKCTECGKAFGQKSHLIRHRRTHTGEKPYKCTACGKAFGEKSSLICHSRTHTGEKPYKCKECAKAFGQKSNLIRHNRTHTGEKPYTCKDCGKAFGKKSDLICHNRTHTGEKPYKCTECGKAFGEKSSLICHSRTHTGEKPYKCEKCGKAFGQKIDLIHHSRTHWREALQM